In the genome of Prunus dulcis unplaced genomic scaffold, ALMONDv2, whole genome shotgun sequence, the window GCCGGAAGCCACCCCGAATGCACATTTGGTGGGGTTGAGCCTCATTTTGTACTGCTTCAAAATGGTGAACATGGCAGAGAGGTTAGGGATGTATTTGTCAGCTGTGCGACTCTTGACTAGCATGTCATCGACATATACTTCCATGGTGTTGCCAATCAGTGGGGCGAAGAGGTGGTTCACCAGACGCTGATAAGTAGCCCCGGCGTTCTTGAGGCCAAAGGGCATCACCTTATAGNATCCGAGTCCCCGACACCTTCTCAGTTAGGTACGCGGACGGGGGCTGGCGATGGGCCCAGGTGTGCCACCCTTGGGTCCTCGAGGTTGACAGGGATAGGGATCGGCCTTGGCTGACGGTCCGAGATGCGATCCCGGCAATCTTGGTAGATCCTGACTGGCTCATGAGGCCGGTCCTTCGGTGGGGGAACGCAAAGGGGTCGCGACAGGGGTTGCTCCGGATGAAGGTGGTCTTTTCCCTTGCGGAGCCTAGATTGGGCCGGGGAGCTGTGGCTGGAATGTGCTGGCTGGTTCGGCTGAGGATTCCCAACGTTCTGGGTCAGGTTTTGTTGGGCATCCTGAGCGTGAGCCCTCTCTTGGTTCCGCTTTAGAGCACGAAagtcatgctctagctcaACATTCCGGCTATGAAGATGCTCGTACTTCTCCGACATCTTAGTCATACTATCACGGAGGCGCTCCACTTCTGCCTGGAGAGAGGCGTCTCCCGAAGATTTCCTTCGGGAAGTACCCTCGCGGGGGGTCTGGTGCTGGGTATCGCGGCTATCCTCGGTCGGCATAGCAGAAtgtggggtgaagaagaggcgacGGGGCCTGAGGGGGGAAGGAGCCAGCtgggctgatagagaaagaagggattcaagtgtcgaattcccacagacggcgccaaaccgttgatgctcaaaatggctcggccactatttgagtccaacttagtgattagaggtactaggtcttcagcagggaagagggctgaagCCCTTGGGTGAAATGGATTGGTAAGACCTgcagaagggaaaaagaggagaagcaaccgttaagcttcggacaccggtgtggtgccggccgaaggctctccgatgcctaagtaagttacaggtagtaattctggcagagtaacagtgaaAGTAGGGGAATGGTCTCTCtgttttacctgggtactgttccctatttatagggaagtgaaagtgggggctttgcacaaagttccaatgtgggactttgtgcaagccgttgtggtggcgacacgtgtcctggagattaggtttggcatttgggagcttcggcaggtgtccgGCACCttggaagtgtgtcttccttcggcatgggagaaggcgtggttgccttggtgctagtcgctttgatgctaggactgctcggttcattatggtgtaaacaatACGTCTAATCTATGGTCTATCTTATTAGCATTTAAATTTACCCCTTCCACCTAAttactaattttattttgactttGGGTGGGATTTGGAGTTTCCAAATTTTTGAGAGCAAATGTTGTAAGGATAGTACAGCCGAAAAAATTCAACTATATCCTAATGCAAATGATATTGAAATGTGGACCTGAAGAATTGTAAACTAGTGTCATGGGTTAAGTGATACAATCCCTCGAGTCAAACAGAGAGATAATGTTTaccatttgtttgtttgtaataCAATCTCATTTATCACTCCTCTTTCTCAGCCCAAATGTATGAACTATTATCTTTAATATCTAATCAATTGAAATATTATCTTTCATAATCACCCAACAATTTGATATGCATCTTAAGATGCTAGCTATCAATCACGCTATCTAACCAACTTTTGACTTAGCTATTCGTCATTTTCATAATCAATCGTATAACCACACTCAAACCAAACTCTGTTGACTTTAGTTATTGCTCCTTACATTTTGCGCATAAGGAAAGAGCCATTTACACCAATCTGACCACATTACTAATCATATCTTGCACACAAACTCATATGAAATTTTGCTGATCACTAACTTAAATACGTAGTCTTATCAACctatcaaaatcaaacaaagcaTCTTGATTTAAACTAGGTtctgcctttttcttttggtgagaaaaaaaaaatcttaaaggtctataaatagagagccaAGTGCCACATTATGTTCACTCAGCAGAAATCATCTACCCTTCGTACATTATTTGTGTTCACCTTGTGCTGATTACCATATGGCATCTTCgaaaacttttcttcttcttggtcttGTCTTTGCTGTTGTCCTTGTCTCCTCTGAGATCGTCTCAGCTCGCGAGCTGGTTCCGACTACTGCTCAAACTCGtcagtttctttctttctcaaataaatcttttgtttcttttattctaGTATGAATTCGTAAACTTTTCGAGGCACATTCTATATGTGGTGCAGGATAGATCATGACAATTTTTAATGATACGAATTAATTCGTATTTATATATGTGACTTGTAAAGAAATGAATGGTTAAGATTTCTTTAGCTAAATGATGTGCCTGCATGGCTTAATTTGCAACTTTTCGACATATATaacgtttttctttttatgttattttccttttctttctttttttctttttttttctttcagagGAAAATGTAGAGAAGGATAACTATGGTGACCATTTTCACTGCCACGAGCATGGACTTTGGGAGCATGGCCATTGCCACGGACACTGGGAGCATTGTGGCCATGGCTGCCACGGAAAATGGGGACATGGTGCTGCTGAGAGTGAAATAGAGAATTAGATATAAACCTATAATTTGCCTGTGGTAGTATATGTTGCAGGCATGTTATAAGGTTCATAAATAAATCTTTGTTTGTCAATAAAGCAGCATTAATTTGGTTGAGTAGATCCATAACTCCCAATCACAGCTGGTTTTTAGGGTTTATTGATCCTCGCCTTAGATTTGCTACAATGCGCTTTGATTTGCTGAGTTGAAGTTGTGTCAAAAGTGTACTGTTGAACTTTGGAATCTAtccttgtaaataaataaatttaaagtttcttttttacttaCTGTGTTCCATTGAATTGAAGTTTGCATTCAATAAAAGTATATAACAAAAACTCTCTATGCGTGGTTGATTTATAGATAGAGAGTGATAGAAATTTGTACAAGTGTTCGATTGTACTCGGTCCATGTGTCATGTGATGATATGGCTGTTAGTCTGTTTCATATGATTAGGGATTGCTTAATAGTTAGTTTGGAGGTTAGTTTTGGCGGCAATTGATGACTTTGCAAAGCTGTCGATGATTTCGTAGAAATATTGTATTCTTGAATTTTAATAGCACAAAGTTCTTGTTCATATATCTTCGAGTCAAGGTTGAGGATAAACTGGGTCCTGTCATGGAAACAAAATTGCAACCTTTTACTGGATTGCAAATTGGAAAGCCTCTCATCAATCAGACTTCACAGAAGCTCACGGCCCAATACTTTATGCAGCACTGGAGCACTTTCTTGAAATCCTTGCTAAAGTAGTACGTATAAATAGCTTACTATATAAGTAGCCAAAGGAAGGACGTGTGCACTTTTGTTACAATTATGACATCCTTAACATACAAAAACTCtatgtgtatatgtatattttattaggaGATTCATTATTATATTCAATATAAgagctcaaattataaaaacatcctatatgaaatggactttagaaatatatccaaagtttatttataacataacaaaaaagcttttataattacaaaactgtcattgatttcttaacaAACTTAactccaaaacctcataaaaaagcccaaaacactcaatagggaatcaaattaatttaataatcaaaattaaattcaatagggtcagttgtcattttttgggtttgtttatagaaattaaatagtgtagagtttatttatagctttagtgctaagaaagtatatgactaaatatctctattttattttcgAGACATACTAAGGAGACCAACTTTAGATACCAATTAGTGTACTATTTTCTAATAGAGCTGGAGCCTACCAATACAATAGGTcacacctctattagagataTGGTACACAAGTTGGTATTTAAAATTGGTCTCCCtagcattttctttttctttttatatatatgagtgCTCAAGCGCTAATTGGTTGGTAAGATAAGATGATGCTAATCATTCATTTGGGCTTACTCCACAACATCATCTCATGATCCAAACCGATTTTTAGTtcatcattcaaagatcaCCTTTGTAAAAAGTTAGCCAAATTAGACAACATTTTGTCATTTAGGTGTGATCaaataaacacaaacacaattttttttttaatagataaTGAAAATATTCAAGATGATAATAAAATAGTTAAATTCTTTATGATTTGGCTAATTTAAAATGACACTAACGTTTGAGAGATTAACCCTAACTTTTTATGGGTGCCAATAActttcctatatatataatataaatattcttatcctctttatttatttatttggaaaaGATGCTTTCTTAAGAGAAGTACTCTGAGGTTCATTTGGTTCATGGAAAAAGAGGCTTAGGGATGGAAAATCAATTACTTTTCCATATTTGGTAAGTCCAGGCATGGAAAATGGTTGCGTGGCATATGAGAAAGTAgaggggaaagtgaagccctccTCCTAACTTGGGTGGCATATGGGAAAGTTTGAGAAAATAAGTCAACATTAAGtgcacatttttcatgaccattttgtccccattaacaatttagaattagaatatatcattaaatgcattttttttatttgatttaatacgggtataattaaaaaattatacaaactttgttttccattcctactcaaaacaaacttgggaaaggaaataaagtgatatctccCTGTTACTTTCCCAACATTTCCTAACGTGAGAAATATTTTCCCCTCAAATCCGTTCCGTGAACTAAATGGGGAGGGCGGACCTACGAAGGGGTTCAACTGGGTTTTAGCCCAGTGCTAGTTTTGTACTTTAGTCTTCATTGTAAAACAAAATCCACtacaattaaatattatagccCACTTATCTTTTAGAATTCAGCGTATCCTAGCCaccaaaatcagattttattttcttctaccCATTGAAATTCTAccatattttctataaaacaaaatatatataatcctaacatataatattaattattccAAAAATTCTTGGTTATAAAAGAtcttccccaaaaaaaaaaaaaaattaccccACCCCTAAAAAAATTCCTAGGTCCGCCATTGAGAAGCACTTACACAAATGATAGGATGAAACCATATGAAACCCAACATAAGAGCCATGAACAAAAGCGTAATCTGAAAAAAGATTCGCGCCCTGAACTAATTacgaaaaaacaaagaaaagaaaaaagaaaaag includes:
- the LOC117612415 gene encoding urease accessory protein UreE-like, which gives rise to MASSKTFLLLGLVFAVVLVSSEIVSARELVPTTAQTQENVEKDNYGDHFHCHEHGLWEHGHCHGHWEHCGHGCHGKWGHGAAESEIEN